TTCCATTGATCGTGATCACCGCGTCCTGGGCGGCCTGGATCGTGTTGGCCACGCCGCCGGCCAGGATCCCCAGGTTGGTGAGAGCCGAGTTGTTGTCAACGAAGCTGATCTCCGTGGCGCCCGTTAGCTGCCTGGTCAGGACGAGCTTGTAGTTGGTGGCGTCGACCTGGATGACCGAGGCCTGGACCCCGATGTCGGGGGTGGCGTTGATCTTGTCGCGGATGGAGTTGAGGGTGTCGGTGGTGGCGATGGTCACCGTCTTGCCGTTGATGGTCGGGGTCCCCGACACCCCCCGACCCGTGTTGGGGTCGGCGTACGGGCCCGAGGCCACCACGTGGGCCTGGGCCAGCTGCCCGACTTTGAGGGCGTAATTGCCGACGGCGGTCGTGGTGGCCGCGGTGGCCGTGGCGATGGTGGCGTCGCTGGAGCTAACGGTCTTGCTATAGAAGGTATAGGTTTGCTTCAGGTCATAGGCCCGGCTCTGCAGGGTGTAGAGCCGGGTGTTGACATCCCGCCAAGCGTCCGCCTGTAACTGCAGCTTGGTCTTCTTGGCCTGAAGATCGAGGACCGGCTTCCGCTCGAGGGCCATGAGCTGACTGACCAGCGCGTCGGGGTCGAGACCGGAGACAAGTCCGCCGATGCTGATACCGGCCATACCTCGCACCACCCTCTGCCGGTCGGGGTGACCGGGCGTTCGCGGCGTCGTCGCGGCGCCGGTTCAAACCTTCTCGTTCAGGAACAGGCCGATCATCTCACGGATACGGGCCTCGGCGTCGAGAATCTCCCGTGGAGGGATCTCCTTGATCACCTCGCCGGTCGATCCGTTGAGCACCTGGACCATCAGCCGGCCCGAGCCGTCGTGGAGGACGAAGCTAACCCTCTCGTCGGCGGCGAAGGCGGCGCGATTGATGGTTTCCAGAGACCGCTCGATCTCCGCCCGGGTGAACTCCCGCTGGGCTTCCTGTTCGAGAGCCTCAACCGGTTGAGACCTCATGCCGGGGGGGATCTCCGCGGGCTGGACGGCACGGGCCACGAAAGGAGCGGGCTCTTTTATGGCTAGAGGATGGATTCTCCCGATTGACATCTTTATCACCATCCCGGTGTTCCCTGGGGGGAAGTCCCCGCCTGCCCGAGGCATGGGGGCCGGCCGGCGTTAACCGACCGGCCCCCACCCCGTAGCCCACTAAGGGGGTTGGTTGCTTCGTTTACCGCAGCAGTTGGAGGACCGACTGCGGCTTGGTGTTGGCCTGAGCCATCATGGCCGTGCCGGCCTGCATCAGGATCTGGCTCCGGGTGAACTTGGCCATTTCCTGAGCCATGTCGACGTCGCGGATGCGCGACTCGGCGGCGGTCATGTTTTCTGAGGCGGTCCCCAGGTTGGCGATGGTGTATTCAAGGCGGTTCTGAACGGCACCGATCTTGGACCGTTCGGACGAGACCTTGGTCACGCCCGCGTCGATGGTCGCCAGGGCCGAAGCGGCCAAGTCCTTGGTCGTCACGTTCAGGCCGGTGACCCCGATGGCCGTGGCCGTGACGCTGTTGATCGACACCGATACCGTCTGATCCTTGTTGGCCCCGATCTGGAGGACCAGGGCGTTGGACGCGCCGACGGTGATGTCGACCGGGCCGGCCGCGTTAAGGTCGAAGGCCAGACCCTTGGCGTTCCCCGAGGTGACGGTGACGCGGTTGCCGAGGGCCATATAGGTGGCACCGGCGAGGGTGACGGTGGCGTCCGTACCGGTGGCGGTGGCGGTGACCCCGGCCAGAGTTCCGGTCGCGGTCGCCGTGAACTTGGCGGTCGAGCCCACGGCGAGACTGGAGAAGGTGATCCCCGCGCCTGCCGTGAAGGTCGCTTTGACCCCGGTGACGTTGGACTTATAGTTGACCGCGTCGAGGACGTTCTGGACCGTGTTGGCGGTGGTGAAGTTGAAAGTCTCGCCGTTGATGGTGATGGTGCTGGCCGCACTGAGGAGGGTTGACGCGGCGGCGAAGGTGGCCGTGGTCACCGTGGAGGCGGCGGTGGCCACGGTCGAGGCGGTTATGCTATAGGTACCGGCGACGGTGTCGCCCGTCGCCTCGAGGGCGCCGACGTTGGCGTTGGTGGCGGTCACGGTGATGCCGGCCCCGCCGTTCAGCAGTTTCTTCGTGTTGAACTCGGTGGTTGTGGCGATCCGGTCGATTTCCGAAGTCAACTGGTCGAATTCCTTCTGGATCTCCTGCCGGTCGCTGCTGGTCAGGGTGTCGCTGGCGGCCTGCACGGCCAGTTCCCGCATACGCTGCAGGATGCCGTGGGACTCGTTGAGGGCACCTTCTGCCGTCTGGATCAAGCTGATGGCGTCCTGGGCGTTCCGCTGGGCCTGGTTGATGCCGCGGATCTGGGCCCGCATCTTCTCGGAAATCGCGAGCCCGGCGGCGTCGTCGGCGGCCCGGTTGATCCGGACACCGCTGGACAGACGTTCCAGAGACTTGTTCAAGGTCTCATCCGTCCGGGTCAGGTTCCGCCACGCGTTCAACGCGGCGATGTTCTGGTTGATCCTCATTCTCAGTCATCCTCCCTGATGGGTTTTGGGCTTCCTTGCCCGTCTTATTCGTCCCCCCGCGACCCCGTCGGCCTACGGTCTTGCACGCCCGGCCGGACGCGCGCTCGGCCGTGAATCCTGGTGGTCCGGGGCGGAAAACCGCCTTTGGGGCTTTCCATTCTCTATATCGAAAGAAAGGGAGCAATCCTTTAGAGATTGCTCCCTCGCATTCGCTTTTGTTCCCGGCCCACGGCCGGTTCCATTTCGCTACCTAGCTCATTCGGGCTGGAGATTTCACGTCCGCGCTCGATCAACCGCTTTATCAACGCCGGCCCCTGCTCTGGCCCCGGCTATCGGCGGCCCTTCCTGACCAGCTCGGTCAACTGGCCGAGGTCGTCCACCCGGGCCCTGGCCGCGGCCAGGTTCTCCCGCTGGATCTCCTCGTAGACCTCCCGGCGGTGGACGCTGACGTGACTCGGAGCGACGATCCCCAGCTTGACCTGATCCCCCTTGACGTCGACCACGGTCACCTCGATGTCGTCTCCGATGATGATGCTCTCCTTGAGCTTCCTGGTCAGGACCAGCATCTATTTAGCCCTCCCTGGCCCACCCTCTCGACCGCCGTCGCTTCTCGCCGGTCGGCCCACCATGTCCATTCCCGCTTGGCCGTCGGCGGGCGCCGGCTCTCACTTCGAGCCGGCGGCCGAGAGAAGCGGCTGATCCTCGACCCGGCCGGCCCTGGTCGGGCGGCGCTTCGGCGCGGTCCCGCCGATGATCCGGTGCTTGAGCCCGTATCCCTTGGTGTTGACGATGACCTGCTTGGCCCGGCGGGTCTCGGGGTTGACGGCCAGCGGAGCCTTCAGGTTGGCGGTCATCTCCCGCGGGTCGTCGGGAATGACGACGATGGCGAAGACGGCCGCCTCCGCAGGTTTATGGAGCTCGAGGGACCGCCGGTCATCTTCGGCCAGTTCCAGGCGGTAACTCGGGAAGAAATCGTAGGGGCTGACGATGACGAAGGCCAATTGGGGGTCCTCGGCCGCCTGCAACCACATGAACGGGGCGCCTTCGTCCGGTTGCAGGAGGACGAACTGATGGAGCCCTTCAAAACCCGGTAGTCCTTCGTCAAAGGTTAGAATTCTTCCTTCATCTATCTCCAATTGCCCGAACCGCTGGGTGTTGAGAAGCATCGCCCTACCCCCTCTATCTGAGGAAATCCACCAGGGTCGTCTTGATCAGTTGGGCCGTGGTGGCCAGGGTCGTGGTCCTGGCGTTTTCCAGGATCTTCAGGTTCATCGTCGCTTCAATGACGTCGACGCCCTCTTCCTTTTCAAGCAGGTCGGTAAAGTTGACCTTGGCGTCGAGGAGCCGGTCCTTGGTCTGATCGAGCCGGGCGACCCGCGAACCGACCTCGGACAGCTGGGCGAGGACGTTGTCGTGGAGCGCGTTGAGGTCCGCGGAAAGGTGTCCGGAAAGGTCAGCGACGTTCCCCGTCCTGATGTCGGCCCGTAGGTCGGTGAGGGTATCGAAGATCCCGGGGGCTCCGGGAAGGCCCGGCGGCGGGCCGAAGACGGCCTCGCCGGGGAGGTTGATCGGCATCCTCTGCCCGAAACCGATCTCCCGCATGATCTGCTTGTCATCACCGTTGTAGGTGACCGCCGCCCCGCCCGACGTGTAAGGCTTGGTGAGGGTCTTCCAGCCGCCGAAGAGGTAGCGATTGCCGTACATCATGTTGGCCTGCTGGAGCATCTGGTTGTACATCTCATCGGCCTGCTTGGCCAGGGCTTCGCGGGCCCCCTGCGGCAGGGCCCCATTGGAGGCACTGATCGCCAGGGCCTGGGCATCGGAGATGATCTGCTCCAC
This DNA window, taken from Bacillota bacterium, encodes the following:
- a CDS encoding flagellar cap protein FliD N-terminal domain-containing protein — translated: MAGISIGGLVSGLDPDALVSQLMALERKPVLDLQAKKTKLQLQADAWRDVNTRLYTLQSRAYDLKQTYTFYSKTVSSSDATIATATAATTTAVGNYALKVGQLAQAHVVASGPYADPNTGRGVSGTPTINGKTVTIATTDTLNSIRDKINATPDIGVQASVIQVDATNYKLVLTRQLTGATEISFVDNNSALTNLGILAGGVANTIQAAQDAVITING
- a CDS encoding flagellar protein FlaG, producing the protein MRSQPVEALEQEAQREFTRAEIERSLETINRAAFAADERVSFVLHDGSGRLMVQVLNGSTGEVIKEIPPREILDAEARIREMIGLFLNEKV
- a CDS encoding flagellin; this translates as MRINQNIAALNAWRNLTRTDETLNKSLERLSSGVRINRAADDAAGLAISEKMRAQIRGINQAQRNAQDAISLIQTAEGALNESHGILQRMRELAVQAASDTLTSSDRQEIQKEFDQLTSEIDRIATTTEFNTKKLLNGGAGITVTATNANVGALEATGDTVAGTYSITASTVATAASTVTTATFAAASTLLSAASTITINGETFNFTTANTVQNVLDAVNYKSNVTGVKATFTAGAGITFSSLAVGSTAKFTATATGTLAGVTATATGTDATVTLAGATYMALGNRVTVTSGNAKGLAFDLNAAGPVDITVGASNALVLQIGANKDQTVSVSINSVTATAIGVTGLNVTTKDLAASALATIDAGVTKVSSERSKIGAVQNRLEYTIANLGTASENMTAAESRIRDVDMAQEMAKFTRSQILMQAGTAMMAQANTKPQSVLQLLR
- the csrA gene encoding carbon storage regulator CsrA; the encoded protein is MLVLTRKLKESIIIGDDIEVTVVDVKGDQVKLGIVAPSHVSVHRREVYEEIQRENLAAARARVDDLGQLTELVRKGRR
- the fliW gene encoding flagellar assembly protein FliW: MLLNTQRFGQLEIDEGRILTFDEGLPGFEGLHQFVLLQPDEGAPFMWLQAAEDPQLAFVIVSPYDFFPSYRLELAEDDRRSLELHKPAEAAVFAIVVIPDDPREMTANLKAPLAVNPETRRAKQVIVNTKGYGLKHRIIGGTAPKRRPTRAGRVEDQPLLSAAGSK
- the flgL gene encoding flagellar hook-associated protein FlgL; the protein is MRITTSQLSRNILFNLSENAAKADRYARQMSSGKRVNVPSDDPNSAIKILHLKTALLEAEQYSRNIEDGQGWLQTTETALNGVEQIISDAQALAISASNGALPQGAREALAKQADEMYNQMLQQANMMYGNRYLFGGWKTLTKPYTSGGAAVTYNGDDKQIMREIGFGQRMPINLPGEAVFGPPPGLPGAPGIFDTLTDLRADIRTGNVADLSGHLSADLNALHDNVLAQLSEVGSRVARLDQTKDRLLDAKVNFTDLLEKEEGVDVIEATMNLKILENARTTTLATTAQLIKTTLVDFLR